gccgaatggaacaaaattttccataaataatgctttatactctccgagttctaaaaggaatttgttgagttttaaagacatatatcttcacggatatgatactcagtctgcaactgaggatggaaagaaatacatgtatgtaatttctgaaaaatgtggcagaaaacacatattggaaaagtttccagaacttccttcgggattacatcatacttatatcgatgagatcgaatcaaatcttgtagtaaaacggaacccagaagagttcacgttatggcatgatcgccttggccacccaggcactacaatgatgcgtaaaatcatagaaagttcacatggtcatccattgaaaatccaggagatttctcaagggaataaaatgacatgtgttgcatgttctctaggaaaattgatcgtaaggccatcgccaaccaaaatcgataaagaatcaccaaagttccttgaaagaattcaaggtgatatatgtggaccgatacatccaccatgtggaccattccactattttatggtattaattgacgcatccagtagatggtcacacgtttgtctattatcatctcgaaatgtggcatttgcgagatttctaactcagataatcaaactgcgagcacagtttcctgattatactattaaaagagttagactagacaacgctggtgaattcacatcccaagcattcaatgactattgtatggtaatgggaattgaagttgaacattcggttgctcatgttcatacgcaaaatggtttggctgaatctttaattaagcgtctgcaattgattgcaagaccattgatcatgagatcaaaacttccaacctctgtatggggacatgccattttgcatgcagaagcactcattcggatcagaccgagtgcataccataagtattctccactacagttagcgtttggtcgagaaccaaacatttcccactttagaatctttggttgtgcggtatatgtgcctgtagcaccaccacaacgaacaaagatgggaccacaaagaaggttgggaatatatgttggttgtgattctccatcaattataagatacctagaaccacagactggtgacgtctttacagcacgttttgctgattgtcattttgacgaaaatgtattcccagttctagggggagaaaacaaaaatgttggaagtgatataaaatggagtgtaccatcattgttatatcttgatcctccttctaaagagtcagaactagaagttcgacgaattatgcatttacagagtatagctaaccagctacctgatgcatttgcagataccaagacggtaactaaatctcatataccagctgcaaatgctcctgctcgtatcaaaatgccaaatgaacaagaaaaggaggatgacacacgagagccaaaaacacgcctgaagcgtggtagacctgctggttctaaggataagaatcctaggaaacagaagaaagctgaaatatatgatgcacccaaaatagcagaaaatattttggaagaaataaatgataaggactctgatgaatcagagcatcatgaatcgaaagataatcatgagatttctattaattacatccataataaaaggatatggaatagaaatgaacaaaatgaccttgatgatgctttctcatatatcgtgtcaagtgaggtaaatgaagataccgatgatccagaaccgaaatccatatatgaatgtcaaaagagacatgattggaataaatggaaagaagcaatacaaatcgaacttgattcgcttaacaaacgaaaagtgtttggatctattgtactcacacctgaagatgtgagaccagttgggtacagatggattttcgttcgaaaacgaaatgagaaaaatgagattacaaggtataaagctcgccttgtagcccaaggattttctcaaagacctggtattgattatgaggaaacatattctcctgtaatggatgcgatcacatttagattcctgatgagtctagccgctgataaaaatcttgagatgcgtctcatggatgttgttacagcttatctatacggatcattagatactgatatctacatgaaaatccctgatggatttaaaatgccagaagcattaagttccaaacctaaagagttatgtgcaataaaattgcaaagatcattatatgggttaaaacaatctggacgtatgtggtacaatcgtctcagtgaacatttaacaaaagaaggatatgtgaatgatcctatatgcccatgtgttttcatcaagaaaacaacatccggatttgtgataatcgcggtatatgttgatgatctaaatattattggaactcaaaaagaaatacaaaaggcatcagactatctcaaaggagaatttgagatgaaagatcttggacagacacagtattgtcttggcctacaaatagaacattcacaaaatggtatatttgtgcatcaatccacatacactaaaagagtgttgaaacgatttaacatggataaatcaactcctcttagcaccccaatggtcgttagatcacttaacattgaaagtgatccatttcgaccacctgaggaaaaagaagagatacttggtccggaagtaccatatctaagtgcaattggagcgttgatgtaccttgcaaattgtacacggcctgatatatcattcactgttaatcttctagcaagatttagctcatctccaacacgaagacattggaatggaattaaacatgtctttcgttacctacaagggactattgatttaggcttattttaccctaaagattcaaatggtcaaatggttggttttgcagatgcaggatatctttcagatccacacaaagcccgatcgcaaacaggatatgtttttacgatcggaggcactgctatatcttggcgttctcagaaacaaacgcttgtggctacctcttcaaatcatgctgagatcatcgcactccatgaagcaagtaaagaatgtgtatggctaagatcaataagccaacacatttgttcaagtagtgggattgacaaaagtacggggccaactattctatatgaagacaatgcagcatgtgttgctcaaacgaaggaaggatatatcaaaagtgatagaacaaaacatatacatccaaagttcttctcatacactcaagagctcgagaagaagaaagagattgaagtaagatatgtccgatcatgcgacaatgcagccgacctcttcacaaaatcactccctacttcggtattcagaaaacatgtccataacattggaatgcgtcatcagaaggatctatgactgctcaatcgagggggagcttacgtagttgtactctttttacctaactatggtttttcccattgggttttcctagaaaggtttttaacgaggcaacaaagacgttaagcgagagcggagagtgacaccggtccccaaggagagtgttacgaaacttaatacaagatggatgatcaagggggagtgttataagataaactttgaaatgatcctccactcctttaccaactcaagcactatgatcatctactcatcaagcactatgatcatctactcatcaagcactatgatcacccactcatttaccaaatcaagcaccatctttgatattttatgtattgttgctcactataaataccatcactcatctcactcttttgtacacaattacatcttcttcttcttccttataataaactctttctctcatattaagtgttatttacttcctacgggtattgaattctactcttatttaaatttcccgatactataaattataagttatttcataacatataCAACCTTTTTCTAAGCGATAAAACCCCACAATAAGAAAGCAAGTAATTTCTGAATTTCTAATCGTTCCtctcctcttttttttctctatttacAAGACATGACCAAACATAATTtcctaaattaaaattaaatttaacaaaGAAACCAGATCGATAGAGAAATCATTCATTTTTAAGGCACGTAGACTTCTTAAGGTAAAAGTCTACGTGCCTCTCAAACGATGGATTTCATTAAACCGTTGGTTCGGTTAATCCCGAGATTTTAAAGACCATTAAGAACATGATTTGATCAAACCAAAGCTGAATAGATTTTTCCAGACCAAACTCCCAAGTGAAACCAACACTGCTTTAgtctgttgctcttcttctccatctcccTTCTTATGAATCACTGATGGAATTTCCTTCACTCTTAACCACTCTAAACCGATTTTCTCCCTGACCGATTCAATCAATTTCGAGTCAGCTCCATTTCCATTCGCATCAGTTACATAGAATATGTTTGTAGCCATGCCACAGCTAGTTGATATCTCTGTTCTTGTAACATTCAGACCGTTTTCTCTGAACGTCCGTGTAACTTCCGCTAGTAAACCTTGTTTGTCTGGATGTCTCAGCTCTAATCTCACACcctaaacacaaaacaaaaccaaagaaCCGGTTTAGATTGCCGGTTGAACAATCAAACCATTCAATTAACTTCAGAACAGTCTAACTATATATACCGCAGATGCTCTTCTTTCCACTGCAGCTTCTAAGCATTGTATCACACGCTGTCTCTCTGCTTCTGAACTTATCGGTGATCCATCCTTATGCCGGATATAGAATTCctgaaagaagttatcccagaGTAAGCTCAGGAAAACCACCAAGTTTTAAACCAATTTTGTAGGAAACATACCAAGTGAGCTTGGTCTGAAGACGTGTTAATAGTAGCATGGAACACAGCGTATTCCATGTCCGTTAACGTACAAACCACGTCAAACAAAAGCTTAGTCCGGTCCCGACAATGAACATTAACTACAGAGTAACTCCTCTCAGCCCAATTCTGAACCGTCACAACCACCATAGGATCTCTCTCatgtctcttggacctcttctCGTAGTCTCTATCTTCAAACATAAGCTGATGAAGCCTACGTTCGACATGCGTCATCACATCCATCGAAACGCAAGCCTTTGCAGCTGAGTTAACGTTGTTGTCGCCGTTCAAAACGTTCTTTAACCGTCCTTCGATATTTGATATTCGATGAGGATCAAGAATAGGAGACCCTGAGGTGCAGTCTTTGAGATAGATGATAGACGCAACTCTACCGTTATGCGTCCATAGCTTAGCGTCAACTACATCGCAGTTGAGGTCGGAGAGAACCGCGAACATCTCGGATAGTAAACCGATCCGGTCTGTTCCGGTTAATTCTAAGGCTGTTAAACCGTTTACTTCAATGTCTTCTCCGTAGTAAACCGTCTCGATGGACTGTTGAgacaagaaaattaaaaaaagtttctatttttagaAACCACGTTCTTGAATTCAGACATTGTTTAAGCAAATGGGGTTACCTGTTCGATGTAACTTAAGACGCTCTGATCATTTAGTTTGTTTCCGTTTATGTCAGTCACATGGAAAACTGCAGTAATTAGAAGAAAGAAACAGAGTTAGTATAAAGTAAAAGTTATTATAAATTcgaatattattaaatttttgtaattacCATCCATGTTCCATCTTCCATCAGAAGAGATGTAAGCTTTTTTAATGGAGAGATTTAAATCGGTGAGGATTTGAACGGCTTCTAGCAATATACCATGTCCTCTTGGACTGTCAACCTGAGATGAGCAAAATAATGTTGAATTATTAATCTTTTGGTTTATAAAGAATCCTTTGGTTTGAAGCTAATGATTAAATGTGGTTTAGATAATTacaaagaagaataaaaaaaagcaaACCTTGACGATTGTCGCTGAAGAACAAACACCATTGTCGATAACGACCCTGTAAATTATATGTAAGAATTCGTTTTagattgtgtttcaaaaaaaaaaaagaattcgtTTTAGATTATTTTCCGTCAAAACGAACTTAATTATCTTAAATAATGGGATTTATCAATAATAAGTTTGGATAAGATAATTCctcaaacagaaaaataaaaactcaagTTGATGAATGAAAGAGGCGAAATAGAGTTGGGACAATCTTCTAAGGATGATGAACAGAAAGaacaaactttaaaatattttactatttttaattggaaaaaaaaactgaaattttgaaataaaacagATAATTCTTGTTTTCCAATCTTGAAATATGTTCCTTTAAGAAAATCAAAGGAAAACGAAAAGAAACAAACCTTGGAGTGTTCATCCTAATTACAAGCTTTTCATACTCATCCAAATAACCCTTCATCGCCATATCTATATTTCTCTCAGTCTCCCAAGCTCTCTGTTACTCAAACGCCGATGTTATCAATCTCTTCTTCGgctgctgcttcttcttcttcttctaccaaAGATGACCAGCAAAACGCATAACAAATCTCTTCAAAAGCGTTTCTCTCTCCCTCACGATTCCTGAGACTATTAAtactctctgtctctctctagATAATTCAGAGCACTGCTTTCACATAATCCTTCTAT
The window above is part of the Brassica napus cultivar Da-Ae chromosome C8, Da-Ae, whole genome shotgun sequence genome. Proteins encoded here:
- the LOC111209104 gene encoding ACT domain-containing protein ACR8; the protein is MAMKGYLDEYEKLVIRMNTPRVVIDNGVCSSATIVKVDSPRGHGILLEAVQILTDLNLSIKKAYISSDGRWNMDVFHVTDINGNKLNDQSVLSYIEQSIETVYYGEDIEVNGLTALELTGTDRIGLLSEMFAVLSDLNCDVVDAKLWTHNGRVASIIYLKDCTSGSPILDPHRISNIEGRLKNVLNGDNNVNSAAKACVSMDVMTHVERRLHQLMFEDRDYEKRSKRHERDPMVVVTVQNWAERSYSVVNVHCRDRTKLLFDVVCTLTDMEYAVFHATINTSSDQAHLEFYIRHKDGSPISSEAERQRVIQCLEAAVERRASAGVRLELRHPDKQGLLAEVTRTFRENGLNVTRTEISTSCGMATNIFYVTDANGNGADSKLIESVREKIGLEWLRVKEIPSVIHKKGDGEEEQQTKAVLVSLGSLVWKNLFSFGLIKSCS